A stretch of Lactuca sativa cultivar Salinas chromosome 6, Lsat_Salinas_v11, whole genome shotgun sequence DNA encodes these proteins:
- the LOC111906097 gene encoding receptor-like protein kinase 5 — protein sequence MTRVPRPTPLNIFFSFLFIVAVEFSCANSQQFLTSERATLLSLKQQWGNPPSLNNWNATSSPCNWPGVLCNSNSSVIILVLQSKGLIGRIPPFICDHLRNLENLDLTNNFLTGEFPRVLYNCSKLVEIDIAYNGFVGRLPDDIDRLSSRLKTIDIGGNNFTGDIPPAIGNLSSLISLYMYGNLLNGSIPPEIGNLSNLLTLNLAYNRFTAAEIPSEFGKLSNLTYLLMHQSNLIGKIPESLANLSSLECLDFSSNNLEDEIPSGLFLLKNLRILFLYFNALSGKIPAMIESLNLTEIDLSENKLNGSIPDDFGKLQQLEVLSLFLNQLSGNIPAGISQIPTLRIFKVFSNKLDGELPSEIGLHSKLEAFDVAGNKLTGKLPENLCGGGTLFTMVAFSNNLTGEIPNSLQSCEKLRSVQLYNNSFTGELPPGIWTLSNLSSLRLTGNFLSGELPITVPWNLSRLEISDNKFSGQIPEGISSWTKLNVFKASNNMFTGEIPATFTHLSQLSVLHLDGNSLSGQLPSEIKSWNSLTTLHLARNKLSGPIPPAISYLKRLLDLDLSENQLSGTIPPELSRLRLNTLNLSSNKLTGRIPFTFDNLAFQNSFLNNPNLCASSQISNLHKCYSKSSSRPSKIIVLSAFIILVTILCTLFVVLFRRHLKHKHIHDLTIWNLTSFHILDFTESNILSSLTENNQIGSGGSGKVYQIEIGRRHGEYVAAKMIWNPKKLDDTLEKEFLSEIHILGSIRHSNIIKLLCCISSEDSKILVYEYMENRSLDKWLHGKKRKTQGGLVHPTILDWPRRLQIAIGAAQGLCYMHHHCSPAIIHRDIKSSNILLDSDFKAKIADFGLAKILTSQTNTMSAIAGSFGYIPPEYAYSSKVNARVDVYSFGVVLLELVTGKEAHEGDEDMNLAEWACRNYSEGKSVVEALDPEIKQDDSYMEEIRIVFKLGLICTSTLPSSRPQMKEVLGILLKLNLISRNKVLKEGTDVFDDKSVKGC from the exons ATGACAAGAGTGCCACGGCCAACGCCGCTTAACATATTCTTCTCCTTTCTTTTTATCGTAGCAGTCGAGTTTTCTTGTGCGAATTCACAACAGTTCTTGACATCTGAGCGAGCCACATTGCTTAGCCTCAAGCAACAGTGGGGGAATCCGCCATCACTGAATAACTGGAACGCTACTTCATCTCCGTGTAACTGGCCAGGAGTTCTCTGCAACTCCAACAGCTCGGTTATTATTCTTGTTCTTCAGAGCAAAGGGTTAATCGGACGTATACCGCCATTCATCTGTGACCACCTACGGAATCTGGAGAATTTGGATCTCACTAATAATTTCCTCACCGGAGAGTTCCCTAGGGTTTTGTATAATTGTTCGAAGCTAGTTGAAATTGATATCGCATACAACGGTTTTGTTGGAAGGTTGCCGGATGACATCGACCGATTATCATCACGACTCAAAACCATTGATATCGGAGGTAATAACTTCACCGGCGATATACCTCCAGCAATCGGCAATTTGTCGTCGTTAATTTCCTTGTACATGTATGGGAACTTGCTAAATGGCTCTATCCCACCAGAGATTGGAAACTTATCTAATCTCTTAACTTTAAATTTGGCATATAACAGATTTACAGCGGCGGAAATACCATCGGAGTTTGGGAAGTTGAGCAATTTGACATATTTATTAATGCATCAAAGTAATCTGATTGGAAAAATTCCAGAAAGTTTGGCGAATTTGTCGAGTCTCGAATGTTTGGATTTTAGTTCCAACAATTTGGAAGATGAAATCCCTTCCGGTTTGTTTCTGTTAAAGAATTTGAGAATTTTGTTCTTGTATTTTAACGCTTTATCCGGCAAAATTCCGGCCATGATCGAGTCTTTAAATTTGACTGAAATCGATCTCTCTGAAAACAAATTGAACGGTTCAATTCCTGATGATTTTGGCAAATTGCAGCAGCTGGAGGTGTTGAGTTTGTTCTTAAATCAATTATCAGGCAATATTCCGGCGGGTATTTCTCAAATTCCAACACTGAGAATTTTCAAAGTCTTCAGCAACAAACTCGATGGCGAATTACCTTCGGAAATTGGGCTTCACTCAAAGCTCGAAGCTTTTGATGTAGCGGGGAACAAACTCACCGGAAAGCTGCCTGAGAATTTATGCGGTGGAGGTACTTTGTTCACCATGGTTGCTTTCTCCAACAATCTCACCGGAGAAATCCCGAATTCACTCCAGAGTTGTGAAAAGCTTCGTTCAGTCCAACTCTATAACAACAGTTTCACGGGTGAACTTCCTCCAGGAATTTGGACATTATCCAATCTTTCAAGCTTGAGGCTCACTGGGAACTTTCTTTCTGGCGAATTACCGATTACAGTACCATGGAATTTATCAAGACTGGAGATCAGTGACAACAAGTTTTCAGGTCAAATTCCGGAAGGCATTTCTTCTTGGACGAAACTGAATGTGTTCAAGGCTAGTAACAACATGTTTACAGGTGAAATTCCGGCGACATTCACTCATCTTTCACAGTTGTCGGTGCTTCATCTTGATGGGAATTCACTTTCTGGCCAACTTCCGTCAGAGATCAAGTCGTGGAATTCACTAACCACTTTGCATCTAGCTAGAAACAAACTTTCTGGCCCGATACCACCAGCCATCAGTTATTTGAAAcgtcttcttgatcttgatttaTCAGAGAACCAACTCTCCGGCACAATTCCACCCGAGTTAAGCCGTCTGAGGCTGAACACTTTGAATCTTTCTTCCAACAAACTCACCGGAAGAATCCCATTTACTTTTGATAACCTGGCTTTCCAGAATAGTTTCTTGAACAACCCGAATCTATGTGCTTCATCCCAAATCTCAAACCTCCATAAATGTTACAGCAAATCCTCCTCACGCCCCTCCAAAATCATCGTCTTGTCAGCATTTATCATACTCGTCACCATTCTTTGCACCTTATTTGTGGTGTTGTTCCGACGGCACCTCAAGCATAAACACATACATGATCTCACGATATGGAATCTGACCTCATTTCATATATTGGATTTCACAGAATCAAACATTTTATCCTCCTTGACCGAGAACAACCAAATCGGTAGTGGTGGTTCCGGGAAAGTCTACCAAATTGAAATCGGTCGGCGGCATGGGGAGTATGTTGCAGCCAAGATGATTTGGAACCCTAAAAAACTCGACGATACCCTCGAGAAAGAGTTTTTATCGGAGATTCATATATTGGGTTCAATTCGTCACTCCAACATAATCAAACTGTTATGTTGTATTTCGAGCGAGGATTCTAAGATTCTTGTTTACGAGTATATGGAGAATCGAAGTCTCGACAAGTGGTTACatgggaagaagaggaaaacaCAAGGTGGTTTGGTTCACCCCACGATCTTGGACTGGCCCAGGAGGTTGCAGATCGCCATTGGAGCGGCTCAGGGGCTGTGCTATATGCATCATCACTGTTCTCCGGCGATCATTCATAGAGATATCAAGTCAAGTAATATTCTGTTAGATTCCGATTTCAAAGCGAAGATAGCCGATTTTGGACTCGCAAAGATTTTGACGAGTCAAACCAACACCATGTCTGCTATAGCTGGCTCATTTGGTTACATTCCCCCTG AGTATGCTTACTCAAGTAAGGTAAATGCGAGGGTAGATGTATATAGCTTCGGTGTGGTGCTATTAGAACTAGTAACTGGAAAAGAAGCACATgaaggagatgaggatatgaatCTAGCAGAATGGGCATGTAGGAATTACAGTGAAGGGAAGTCCGTGGTTGAAGCTTTGGACCCAGAAATTAAGCAGGATGATAGTTACATGGAAGAAATCAGGATAGTCTTCAAACTAGGGCTTATTTGTACAAGCACATTGCCTTCGAGTCGGCCACAAATGAAAGAAGTACTTGGGATTCTTCTGaaacttaatctcataagtaggAATAAGGTGTTAAAGGAAGGCACTGATGTCTTTGATGACAAAAGTGTAAAGGGTTGCTAA